In the Streptomyces fradiae ATCC 10745 = DSM 40063 genome, one interval contains:
- a CDS encoding glycosyltransferase family 39 protein, with product MPPVHTEPSPAPQAGARAHRRRTSRTPTGTESFLLRLRSAAARAWPALLAYVAVRCLGVAAVALRAGDDGPGLGTLLADRYDAVYYTHIADFGYAAPMTDSCTVQGPLCKYAFFPLYPALIRAGSALLPLSSAQVAWGVAVVAALLAAWGVYAVVERVAGRRAAVVATVLWGIAPHAMVESMAYTEPVFTALCAWALYAALSHRWVAAGVLASLAGLTRPSGSAVVAAVVIAALWALFTSRRRAARGGDGPRSDRTGPLLAAVAVAPLGWFAWFGWVGYRAGHWRGYFEVQEKWGSTFDGGSFTLHRVADVFLKLPLNLNTAVGAATVVASLVLFAVCVQQRQPVVLLVYAGMLLLIAVGGAGYFHSKARFLLPAFPLLVPLARALAAARPSTLYTVLGTAVGLSTAYGVYLMLVWPHSP from the coding sequence ATGCCCCCCGTCCACACCGAGCCGTCCCCCGCCCCGCAGGCGGGCGCACGGGCGCACCGCCGGCGCACCTCGCGGACGCCCACCGGCACCGAATCGTTTCTTCTCCGCCTGCGCAGCGCAGCGGCGCGGGCCTGGCCCGCTCTCCTCGCCTACGTGGCCGTGCGCTGCCTGGGCGTGGCGGCCGTGGCGCTGCGCGCCGGTGACGACGGCCCCGGCCTCGGCACGCTGCTGGCCGACAGGTACGACGCCGTCTACTACACGCACATAGCGGACTTCGGCTACGCCGCCCCCATGACCGACTCCTGCACGGTCCAGGGCCCCCTGTGCAAGTACGCGTTCTTCCCGCTCTACCCGGCGTTGATACGCGCGGGTTCGGCGCTGCTGCCGCTGTCCTCCGCCCAGGTGGCCTGGGGTGTGGCCGTCGTCGCCGCGCTGCTCGCCGCCTGGGGGGTATACGCGGTCGTGGAGCGCGTGGCCGGGCGGCGGGCCGCCGTCGTCGCCACCGTGCTGTGGGGCATAGCCCCGCACGCCATGGTCGAGTCCATGGCGTACACCGAGCCGGTCTTCACCGCGCTGTGCGCGTGGGCGCTGTACGCCGCGCTGAGCCACCGCTGGGTGGCCGCAGGGGTGCTGGCCTCGCTCGCCGGGCTCACCCGGCCCTCCGGGTCGGCGGTCGTCGCCGCGGTCGTGATCGCCGCGCTGTGGGCCCTGTTCACCTCGCGGCGGCGCGCCGCGCGGGGTGGTGACGGGCCGCGCAGCGACCGTACGGGGCCGCTGCTGGCGGCCGTGGCCGTCGCGCCGCTCGGGTGGTTCGCCTGGTTCGGGTGGGTCGGCTACCGGGCGGGGCACTGGCGCGGCTACTTCGAGGTGCAGGAGAAGTGGGGCAGCACCTTCGACGGCGGCTCCTTCACCCTGCACCGCGTCGCGGACGTCTTCCTGAAGCTGCCGCTCAACCTCAACACGGCCGTGGGCGCGGCCACCGTCGTGGCCTCCCTGGTGCTGTTCGCCGTCTGCGTGCAGCAGCGCCAGCCCGTCGTCCTGCTCGTCTACGCCGGGATGCTGCTGCTCATCGCCGTGGGCGGGGCGGGGTACTTCCACTCCAAGGCGCGGTTCCTGCTGCCCGCCTTCCCGCTGCTCGTGCCCCTCGCTCGGGCGCTCGCGGCGGCCCGGCCGTCGACCCTGTACACGGTGCTCGGGACGGCCGTCGGGCTGTCGACGGCCTACGGGGTGTACCTGATGCTCGTGTGGCCGCACTCGCCGTGA
- a CDS encoding polyprenol monophosphomannose synthase: MNINERRDAGAEAVLVIIPTYNEADNVAAIVSRVRASVPRAHVLVADDNSPDGTGKIADELADSDDRVHVLHRAGKEGLGAAYLAGFAWGIERGYDVLVEMDADGSHQPEELPRLLDALDGGADLVLGSRWVPGGKVVNWPRSREFLSRGGSLYSRTLLGVPIKDVTGGYRAFRRRTLEGLGMDRVASQGYCFQVDLAWRTVKAGFKVVEVPITFVERERGDSKMSRAIVVEALWRVTAWGVGHRLGRLLPRR, encoded by the coding sequence GTGAACATCAACGAGCGGCGGGATGCGGGCGCGGAAGCGGTCCTGGTGATCATTCCGACCTACAACGAGGCCGACAACGTCGCAGCGATCGTCTCCCGCGTACGGGCCTCCGTGCCCCGCGCGCACGTCCTGGTCGCCGACGACAACAGCCCCGACGGCACCGGGAAGATCGCCGACGAGCTCGCCGACTCCGACGACCGGGTGCACGTGCTGCACCGGGCCGGCAAGGAGGGGCTCGGCGCCGCGTACCTGGCCGGGTTCGCCTGGGGCATCGAGCGCGGCTACGACGTGCTGGTCGAGATGGACGCCGACGGCTCCCACCAGCCGGAGGAGCTGCCCCGCCTGCTCGACGCCCTCGACGGCGGCGCCGACCTCGTGCTGGGCTCGCGGTGGGTGCCGGGCGGCAAGGTCGTGAACTGGCCCCGGTCCCGCGAGTTCCTCTCGCGCGGCGGCAGCCTGTACTCCCGCACCCTCCTCGGAGTACCGATCAAGGACGTCACCGGCGGCTACCGGGCCTTCCGCAGGCGGACGCTGGAGGGCCTCGGCATGGACCGGGTCGCGTCCCAGGGGTACTGCTTCCAGGTCGACCTGGCCTGGCGCACGGTGAAGGCCGGCTTCAAGGTCGTCGAGGTGCCCATCACCTTCGTCGAACGGGAGCGCGGCGACAGCAAGATGAGCCGCGCCATCGTGGTCGAGGCCCTGTGGCGGGTCACCGCGTGGGGCGTCGGGCACCGTCTCGGCCGGCTGCTCCCCCGGCGCTGA
- a CDS encoding FG-GAP repeat domain-containing protein yields the protein MAGQPAAAAETCAGGVESDFNGDGLRDMVIADPQATVEGMAAAGQVHVVLGGGKGTVQVHQSMPNVSDGAEPGDQFGFSLAVYDANLDGCSDLAVGIPYEDVGEVPDAGLVHLIYGSPLGIGQGTPDKGFRQGAALAETAEPEDRVGYAVAATRSATGVPYLVIGAPGEDVSGRTDSGLVSAVYGTDFRAVSFDQDSPGVWEEREAYDEFGSAIVASGGFFVVGVPGESVDTDQSAGVVMAFRTSINTDGIPAPSFGMGQLRAAGSEKSAETGDRYGTSMAFVPYRPSTASSPSEYLLAVGVPGEDLADVMDAGAVQTYQISATGGVTHLGWIDQNTADVEGEAEPGDFFGQTLTATNTDPASVGTAATMRLAVGVPGEESTEEHVDKGGVQIFPFLGAPGASDAWLEPGAGIPSPPASRQLAGVSLGATRTDLFVGMPYGPAEGHAVHAFPWNATTGQAPTRTWQPGQDGIPAGDGAFGAVVR from the coding sequence GTGGCCGGACAGCCGGCCGCCGCCGCCGAGACCTGCGCGGGCGGCGTGGAGAGCGACTTCAACGGCGACGGACTGCGGGACATGGTCATCGCGGACCCGCAGGCCACGGTGGAGGGGATGGCGGCGGCCGGGCAGGTCCACGTCGTCCTGGGTGGCGGAAAAGGGACGGTGCAGGTGCACCAGTCCATGCCGAACGTCTCCGACGGCGCGGAGCCGGGCGACCAGTTCGGCTTCTCCCTCGCGGTCTACGACGCGAACCTCGACGGCTGCAGCGACCTGGCGGTCGGCATCCCGTACGAGGACGTCGGCGAGGTGCCCGACGCCGGACTCGTCCACCTGATCTACGGCTCGCCGCTGGGCATCGGGCAGGGCACGCCCGACAAGGGCTTCCGGCAGGGCGCGGCCCTCGCCGAGACCGCCGAGCCCGAGGACCGGGTCGGGTACGCCGTCGCCGCGACCCGGTCGGCCACCGGGGTCCCGTACCTGGTGATCGGAGCGCCCGGCGAGGACGTCTCCGGCAGGACCGACAGCGGCCTCGTCTCCGCCGTGTACGGCACGGACTTCCGCGCCGTCTCCTTCGACCAGGACAGCCCCGGCGTCTGGGAGGAGCGGGAGGCGTACGACGAGTTCGGCTCGGCCATCGTCGCGTCCGGCGGTTTCTTCGTCGTCGGCGTGCCCGGGGAATCGGTCGACACCGACCAGTCCGCCGGAGTCGTCATGGCGTTCCGCACCTCCATCAACACCGACGGCATCCCCGCGCCGAGCTTCGGCATGGGCCAGCTCCGGGCGGCCGGCTCGGAGAAGTCGGCGGAGACCGGCGACCGGTACGGCACGTCGATGGCGTTCGTGCCCTACCGGCCCTCCACGGCCTCCTCGCCGTCCGAGTACCTGCTGGCCGTAGGGGTCCCCGGAGAGGACCTCGCCGACGTGATGGACGCCGGGGCCGTGCAGACGTACCAGATCTCGGCCACCGGCGGAGTCACCCACCTCGGCTGGATCGACCAGAACACCGCGGACGTCGAGGGCGAGGCCGAGCCCGGCGACTTCTTCGGTCAGACGCTGACCGCCACCAACACCGACCCGGCCTCGGTGGGGACGGCCGCCACCATGCGGCTCGCCGTGGGCGTGCCCGGCGAGGAGTCCACCGAGGAACACGTCGACAAGGGCGGTGTCCAGATCTTCCCGTTCCTCGGGGCTCCGGGCGCGAGCGACGCCTGGCTCGAACCCGGCGCCGGAATCCCCTCCCCACCCGCCTCGCGGCAGCTCGCGGGCGTCAGCCTCGGCGCGACCCGCACCGATCTGTTCGTCGGCATGCCGTACGGCCCCGCCGAGGGCCATGCCGTCCACGCCTTCCCGTGGAACGCGACGACCGGCCAAGCCCCCACCCGGACCTGGCAGCCCGGCCAGGACGGCATCCCCGCGGGCGACGGCGCGTTCGGCGCGGTGGTCCGATGA
- a CDS encoding acyltransferase, with translation MNYRVQPTAQVDETAEIGAGSSVWELAQIRENARLGEGCVIGRGAYVGTGVRIGDNVKLQNYALVYEPAELGDGVFVGPAVVLTNDHNPRSVDPEGKLKRGGDWEAVGVKVGEGASLGARSVCVAPVRVGRWAMVAAGAVVTRDVPDFALVVGVPAKRIGWVGRAGVRLVERDGEEGVWECPQTGAVYLEKDGVLAEREG, from the coding sequence GTGAACTACAGGGTCCAGCCCACCGCCCAGGTCGACGAGACCGCCGAGATCGGGGCCGGGAGCAGCGTCTGGGAGCTCGCGCAGATCCGTGAGAACGCCCGCCTCGGGGAGGGCTGCGTCATCGGGCGCGGCGCGTACGTCGGTACCGGTGTGCGCATCGGCGACAACGTCAAGCTGCAGAACTACGCGCTGGTCTACGAGCCCGCCGAGCTGGGCGACGGGGTGTTCGTCGGCCCCGCCGTGGTGCTGACCAACGACCACAACCCGCGCTCCGTGGACCCCGAGGGCAAGCTGAAGCGCGGCGGCGACTGGGAGGCCGTCGGCGTCAAGGTCGGCGAGGGCGCCTCGCTGGGCGCCCGCTCCGTGTGCGTCGCGCCGGTGCGCGTGGGCCGCTGGGCGATGGTCGCCGCGGGTGCCGTGGTGACGCGGGACGTACCGGACTTCGCGCTCGTCGTCGGCGTTCCGGCGAAGCGGATCGGCTGGGTCGGCCGGGCCGGGGTCCGGCTGGTCGAGCGGGACGGCGAGGAGGGTGTGTGGGAGTGCCCGCAGACCGGCGCCGTGTACCTGGAGAAGGACGGCGTCCTCGCCGAACGCGAGGGCTGA
- a CDS encoding glycosyltransferase encodes MNSHVLYLALGTYRVRATREQVKELASSGSRISLVVLDAPEWREALAELGRLDGVKVIRVAPDKDGTAWGSAKKLAAATSGPFATADTVVAGDAQALPVAWIAKRRRPGVTLVLEPHGAGRVVVPSDLAVLTPWYPSPNNPYAGSFVRAATAAVAGSFGQVTVFHTEDWSGRASAPLNDAIRVTVDRLQERGALGHVIDTDEATVVRVPVPLIHRRNYAPWVEAQVKALRSALPGGVIEAPVVHAHTGIYGGVLATRLARPDARIVVTEHSSFLDKVFSQAPAARLYEQVLERADAFLCVSSALREQVVRRFPEYADKVGVVPNAIELDRFTPGPERSPELLRWLYLGRLVQPKGVKELLEAFALVAAEEPRATLTMVGHGPAEEELRARAAELGLGERFRILPPVAPEAVGALMHDYDLLVHASKRETFGMTVVEAVASGLPVLVTRSGGPEETLAGIETLAGALMDVSDDPRVIVDAYHELRARAAELDLPAAREALEGRVGREAVGKQLAEVYGGALPPVPDTAEDAETEPADGAGARAADGAEASEAVAVRRADGEPVGRAVVLALTPAKPRRIVDFANHLVAKGAEVTLVTAQAPALWDRLDLDPSVPVVSVADAEKKLRIPRAERFLVYRAPRAVLRRARRIAARNREAIGPELAVATVQRAHTKVANAFHKKVFNRTYREVRPQLFARIAQRRVLPELALEKIDTVFVSDINSTVTGWKWAKSHPHLKVTTSLDRTAYDAD; translated from the coding sequence ATGAACAGCCACGTGCTCTATCTCGCGCTTGGCACATACCGAGTACGGGCGACACGCGAGCAGGTGAAGGAGCTCGCCTCCTCGGGGTCCCGCATCTCCCTGGTCGTGCTGGACGCTCCGGAGTGGCGCGAGGCGCTGGCCGAGCTGGGCCGGCTGGACGGCGTGAAGGTGATCCGCGTCGCCCCGGACAAGGACGGCACGGCCTGGGGGTCCGCCAAGAAGCTGGCCGCCGCCACGTCGGGGCCGTTCGCCACGGCCGACACGGTGGTCGCGGGCGACGCCCAGGCGCTGCCCGTCGCGTGGATCGCCAAGCGGCGCCGCCCCGGCGTCACGCTGGTGCTGGAGCCGCACGGCGCCGGCCGTGTGGTGGTCCCCTCCGACCTGGCGGTCCTCACCCCCTGGTACCCGTCGCCGAACAACCCGTACGCGGGATCGTTCGTGCGGGCCGCCACGGCGGCCGTCGCCGGGAGTTTCGGGCAGGTCACCGTCTTCCACACGGAGGACTGGTCCGGCCGCGCGTCCGCCCCGCTCAACGACGCCATCCGGGTCACCGTCGACCGCCTCCAGGAGCGCGGCGCCCTCGGCCACGTCATCGACACCGACGAGGCGACCGTCGTCCGCGTCCCCGTGCCGCTGATCCACCGCAGGAACTACGCCCCGTGGGTCGAGGCGCAGGTCAAGGCGTTGCGCAGCGCGCTGCCCGGCGGGGTCATCGAGGCGCCGGTCGTCCACGCCCACACCGGCATCTACGGCGGTGTGCTGGCCACCCGGCTGGCCCGCCCCGACGCCCGGATCGTGGTGACCGAGCACTCCTCGTTCCTCGACAAGGTCTTCTCCCAGGCCCCCGCCGCCCGCCTGTACGAGCAGGTGCTGGAGCGGGCCGACGCCTTCCTGTGCGTCAGCTCCGCGCTGCGCGAGCAGGTGGTGCGCCGCTTCCCCGAGTACGCGGACAAGGTCGGCGTCGTCCCCAACGCGATCGAGCTGGACCGGTTCACGCCGGGCCCCGAGCGCTCCCCGGAGCTGCTGCGCTGGCTGTACCTGGGCCGCCTCGTCCAGCCGAAGGGCGTCAAGGAGCTGCTGGAGGCGTTCGCGCTGGTCGCCGCCGAGGAGCCGCGCGCCACGCTCACCATGGTCGGGCACGGCCCGGCCGAGGAGGAGCTGCGCGCCCGCGCGGCCGAGCTGGGCCTCGGCGAGCGGTTCCGCATCCTGCCGCCCGTCGCCCCGGAGGCCGTGGGCGCGCTGATGCACGACTACGACCTGCTGGTGCACGCCAGCAAGCGCGAGACGTTCGGCATGACCGTCGTCGAGGCCGTCGCGTCCGGGCTGCCCGTGCTGGTCACCCGCAGCGGCGGCCCCGAGGAGACGCTGGCCGGCATCGAGACGCTGGCCGGCGCGCTCATGGACGTCAGCGACGACCCGCGGGTCATCGTGGACGCCTACCACGAGCTGCGCGCCCGCGCCGCCGAGCTGGACCTGCCGGCCGCCCGCGAGGCGCTGGAGGGCCGGGTCGGCCGCGAGGCGGTCGGCAAGCAGCTCGCCGAGGTGTACGGCGGGGCCCTGCCGCCCGTGCCGGACACCGCCGAGGACGCGGAGACGGAGCCGGCCGACGGTGCCGGGGCGCGGGCGGCCGACGGGGCCGAGGCGTCCGAGGCGGTGGCCGTGCGGCGTGCGGACGGCGAGCCCGTCGGGCGTGCCGTCGTCCTGGCGCTCACCCCCGCCAAGCCGCGCCGCATCGTCGACTTCGCCAACCACCTGGTCGCCAAGGGCGCCGAGGTCACCCTCGTCACCGCGCAGGCGCCCGCGCTGTGGGACCGGCTGGACCTCGACCCGAGCGTGCCGGTCGTCAGCGTCGCCGATGCCGAGAAGAAGCTGCGCATCCCGCGCGCCGAGCGGTTCCTCGTCTACCGGGCGCCGCGCGCCGTGCTGCGCCGGGCGCGCCGGATCGCCGCGCGGAACCGTGAGGCGATCGGCCCCGAGCTGGCCGTGGCGACCGTGCAGCGGGCGCACACGAAGGTCGCCAACGCCTTCCACAAGAAGGTCTTCAACCGGACCTACCGCGAGGTCAGGCCGCAGCTGTTCGCCCGGATCGCGCAGCGGCGGGTGCTGCCGGAGCTGGCCCTGGAGAAGATCGACACGGTCTTCGTCAGCGACATCAACTCCACGGTGACCGGCTGGAAGTGGGCCAAGTCCCACCCGCACCTGAAGGTGACGACCAGCCTGGACCGCACCGCCTACGACGCGGACTGA
- a CDS encoding glycosyltransferase — translation MKNRSERRPRVLYLAFYFPPSRASGVYRARATANHLVEKGWDVTVCAAPLDFLYNVIGSVDEELSKTVDPRIRVERPSLNQYTWQQDLREYSWLRRSFPLMAKRVYMFSQTKLFPERYSSWAWASVTRALKLHAKERFDVVVATGNPFASFGAAWLFNKVTGVPYVMDYRDSWTLDLFHDEPAFPEGHIAWQWEKRMLDKASAAVFVNEALRGWHAERYPEVADRMMVVPNGWDADVLPKAVEQAAGVAPAGLPATASGEEASGEATVSGEEAANAAAGAAEAPGGQAAPAGERRAPLKFTYLGTLTAKQPVEEMAEAFKIARRHPDLADAELQIHGHLGFFKNSPGTLKARLGLQDGPRPEGVEDTGLRYCGPVSKTEVGRVYEESDVLVFLAGGGRYVTSGKIFEYMAFGHPIVSVHQPGIAAQDVLDGYPLWFNADSLDVEELAASMVAAGKAARDLTPEQRAEARRHADTYTREATLIPFERRLREIVAGS, via the coding sequence ATGAAGAACCGTAGCGAACGGCGCCCCCGTGTGCTCTACCTGGCGTTCTACTTCCCGCCGTCGCGGGCGAGCGGTGTCTACCGCGCCCGGGCGACCGCCAACCACCTGGTGGAGAAGGGGTGGGACGTCACGGTCTGCGCGGCCCCGCTCGACTTCCTCTACAACGTGATCGGCTCCGTCGACGAGGAGCTGTCGAAGACCGTCGACCCGCGCATCCGCGTGGAGCGGCCGTCGCTCAACCAGTACACCTGGCAGCAGGACCTGCGCGAGTACAGCTGGCTGCGCCGCAGCTTCCCGCTGATGGCCAAGCGCGTCTACATGTTCAGCCAGACGAAGCTCTTCCCGGAGCGGTACTCCTCCTGGGCCTGGGCGTCCGTCACGCGCGCCCTGAAGCTGCACGCCAAGGAGCGCTTCGACGTGGTCGTGGCGACCGGCAACCCGTTCGCTTCGTTCGGCGCGGCCTGGCTGTTCAACAAGGTCACCGGCGTCCCGTACGTCATGGACTACCGCGACTCCTGGACGCTGGACCTCTTCCACGACGAGCCGGCCTTCCCCGAGGGGCACATCGCCTGGCAGTGGGAGAAGCGCATGCTCGACAAGGCGTCCGCGGCGGTCTTCGTCAACGAGGCCCTGCGCGGCTGGCACGCCGAGCGCTACCCGGAGGTCGCCGACCGCATGATGGTCGTGCCCAACGGGTGGGACGCGGACGTCCTGCCGAAGGCCGTCGAGCAGGCCGCCGGGGTGGCCCCCGCCGGGCTTCCGGCGACCGCGTCCGGGGAGGAGGCGTCCGGGGAGGCGACCGTGTCCGGGGAGGAGGCCGCAAACGCCGCGGCCGGTGCCGCGGAGGCGCCCGGCGGGCAGGCCGCCCCGGCCGGGGAGCGGCGCGCGCCGCTGAAGTTCACCTACCTGGGCACGCTCACGGCGAAGCAGCCGGTGGAGGAGATGGCCGAGGCGTTCAAGATCGCCCGCCGCCACCCGGACCTCGCCGACGCGGAGCTCCAGATCCACGGCCACCTCGGCTTCTTCAAGAACAGCCCGGGCACCCTGAAGGCCCGCCTCGGCCTCCAGGACGGCCCCCGCCCCGAAGGCGTCGAGGACACCGGCCTGCGCTACTGCGGCCCGGTCTCCAAGACCGAGGTCGGCCGGGTCTACGAGGAGTCCGACGTCCTGGTCTTCCTGGCGGGCGGCGGCAGGTACGTCACCTCCGGCAAGATCTTCGAGTACATGGCGTTCGGGCACCCGATCGTCTCCGTGCACCAGCCCGGCATCGCCGCGCAGGACGTGCTCGACGGGTACCCGCTGTGGTTCAACGCCGACAGCCTCGACGTCGAGGAGCTGGCCGCGTCGATGGTGGCGGCGGGCAAGGCCGCCCGCGACCTGACGCCGGAGCAGCGGGCCGAGGCGCGGCGGCACGCCGACACGTACACCCGTGAGGCGACGCTCATCCCGTTCGAGCGGCGGCTGCGGGAGATCGTCGCCGGCAGCTGA